The Desulfonatronum sp. SC1 genome window below encodes:
- the hisG gene encoding ATP phosphoribosyltransferase translates to MTTPNDQLKLGIPKGSLQDATISLFARSGWKIHLHSRNYFPEINDPAINCSICRAQEMARYVEAGTLDAGLTGKDWVMEYESDVHVVSDLVYSKVSSRPARWILAVAGDSPYRRPEDLAGKKISTELVNFTKRYFQGAGIPVEVEFSWGATEAKVVEGLADAIVEVTETGSTIKAHGLRIIAEMMQTNTQLIANKVAWANPVKRAKIEQIDMLLKGALRAEKLVGLKMNVPQARVDDIMSVLPSLTSPTVAHLLNSDWLSVEIVVEESVVRDLIPDLVQRGAEGIIEYSLNKVI, encoded by the coding sequence ATGACGACACCCAACGACCAACTCAAGCTGGGCATCCCCAAGGGTTCCCTGCAGGATGCCACCATCAGTCTGTTCGCCCGATCCGGGTGGAAAATTCATCTGCACTCCCGGAACTACTTTCCGGAGATCAACGATCCGGCCATCAATTGCAGCATCTGCCGGGCCCAGGAAATGGCCCGCTACGTGGAGGCCGGCACCCTGGACGCCGGATTGACCGGCAAGGACTGGGTCATGGAGTACGAGTCCGACGTGCACGTGGTTTCAGACCTGGTTTACTCCAAGGTCAGCTCCCGTCCCGCGCGCTGGATACTGGCCGTGGCCGGAGACTCGCCCTATCGCCGGCCCGAAGACCTGGCTGGGAAGAAAATTTCCACCGAACTGGTGAATTTTACCAAGCGCTACTTTCAGGGCGCGGGCATTCCGGTGGAAGTGGAATTTTCCTGGGGGGCTACCGAGGCCAAGGTCGTCGAGGGGTTGGCGGACGCCATCGTGGAGGTCACCGAGACCGGCTCGACCATCAAGGCCCACGGGCTGCGGATCATCGCCGAGATGATGCAAACCAACACCCAGCTCATCGCCAACAAGGTCGCCTGGGCAAATCCGGTCAAGCGGGCCAAGATCGAACAGATCGACATGCTGCTCAAGGGCGCGCTCCGGGCTGAGAAGCTGGTGGGCCTGAAGATGAACGTGCCCCAGGCCCGGGTGGACGACATCATGTCCGTGCTGCCCAGCCTGACCTCGCCCACCGTGGCCCATCTGCTGAACAGCGACTGGCTGTCCGTGGAAATCGTGGTCGAGGAAAGCGTGGTCCGCGACCTGATTCCGGATCTGGTCCAGCGAGGCGCGGAAGGGATTATCGAGTATTCCTTGAACAAGGTGATCTAG
- the hisI gene encoding phosphoribosyl-AMP cyclohydrolase: MKPDFAKCDGLVPTIVQDVASLEVLMLAYMNEEAWEQTLATGEAHFYSRSRKKLWHKGGTSGHVQKVRSVRIDCDADTILLLVEQVGGAACHEGYRTCFYRAKEEGAWTTCAPLIFDPKEVYK, encoded by the coding sequence GTGAAACCTGATTTTGCGAAGTGCGACGGGCTTGTGCCGACCATCGTCCAGGACGTCGCGAGCCTGGAAGTTCTGATGTTGGCGTACATGAACGAGGAGGCCTGGGAGCAAACCCTGGCCACCGGCGAGGCCCATTTTTACAGTCGGTCCCGAAAGAAGTTGTGGCACAAGGGCGGGACGTCCGGGCACGTGCAGAAGGTCCGTTCCGTTCGGATCGACTGCGACGCGGACACGATCCTGCTTCTGGTGGAGCAGGTGGGCGGGGCGGCCTGTCACGAGGGCTATCGGACCTGCTTTTACCGGGCCAAGGAAGAAGGCGCGTGGACGACCTGCGCGCCGCTGATTTTCGATCCCAAGGAGGTTTATAAATAA